Genomic segment of Paucidesulfovibrio longus DSM 6739:
AAACCGGCGGCCTTGACCTCGGCTTCGGTGGGAAGCTTCGGTTCCGGGCCTTTGTAAGCCTCGCTGGGCGCATTGAACCACAGCGGGAACGTAACCAGCCCGAGGAAGATGATCAGGCCGGCGAAGATAGGCATACCGTAGTGGAATTTCATCTAATATTCCTCCTGGTGGGGCAGGGCCCGCAGGTTAGACCTCGTCCTCGAAGCCTTTGAGGGGCTCCTGACGCAGATCCATGGTGCGTTCGTGTTCGCCTTCCAGGATCAGGGCGTTGCCCACGAGTTCGTGCACGCCGCTGACCTGAACGCCCGGAGCCCAGTAGTTGGACAGCGGGATCAGCGTCGCGCGGTCGATGGCGCAGACGCAGGACAGGGTGTTCACGTCGTGCTTTTCCTGGACGTGGGCGAGGGCCTTGCCGCGGGGCATGCCGCCGCGCAGGCGGATGTCCATGATCTCGTCCGTGTTCAGACCGGAGCCGCCCGCGCAGCAGTAGGTCATTTCGCGGATGGTGTTCGAGGGCATCTCGAAGAAGTGGTTCGCGCAGGCCTTGATGACCTCGCGGGGTTCGTCGAGCAGGCCCATGCCGCGCGCCGGGTTGCAGGAGTCGTGGAAGGTGATCCTGCGGTGGTCGTTGCGGCTCTTGTCGAACTTGAGCTTGCCGTGCTTGATCAGGTCCGCGGTGAACTCGGTGATGTGCACCATCTTGGTGGCGGCGGCGTTCTTGAAGACCGTGCCGGTGATGGGGTTGACCGGGGTGGTCATCTGCGGGCCCTGGATCTCGCCGTTCATGGTGTCCATGTACTGGTTGATCACGCGCCACATGTGGCCGCACTCGCCGCCGAGGATCCACTTGCAGCCGAGGCGGTTGGCTTCGGCGTACATCTTGGCGTTCAGCTTCTTCATGGTCTCCGAGGAGGTGAAGAGGCCGAAGTTTCCGCCCTCGCTGGCGTAGGTGGACCAGGTGTAGTCCAGATCCAGGTAGTGGAAGAGGATCAGGTAGCCCATGAAGGTGAAGATGCCGGGGTCGGCAAAGGCGTCGCCGGAAGGCGTGATGAACAGGATCTCATGGCCGGGCTCGTTGAGCGGGGCCTTGACGCGCACGCCCGTGACCTCTTCGATGTCGTCCACCATGAAGTCCATGATGTCCTTGAAGGCCTGGGGCTGGATGCCGAGGTGGTTGCCCGTGCGGTTGCAGTTGGCCACCGGCTCGAGAATCCAGTTGATGTTCAGGCCGACCAGGTGCATCAGCTCGCGGGCCATCATGGTCACTTCCGCGGTGTCGATGCCGTAGGGGCAGAACAGCGAGCAGCGACGGCATTCCGTACACTGGTAGAAGTAGATGAACCACTCCTTGAGCACGTCCTCTTCCATGACGCGGGAGCCGGTCAGCTTGGTGAGGATCTTGCCCGCCAGGGTGAAGTCCTTGCGGTAGATGGAGCGCATCAGCTCGGCGCGCAGAACGGGCATGTTCTTCGGGTCGCCGGAGCCGATGAAGTAGTGGCACTTGTCGGCGCAGGCGCCGCAGCGCACGCACACGTCCATGAACAGCTTCAGGGAGCGGTATTTTTCAAGGCGCTCGTGGAAGCCCTGATGGATGATGTCCCGCCAGTTCGGGGGCAGCTTCCAGTCTTCGTCGCTGGGAACCCACTCGCGCGGGTTGGCCAGGGGCAGACCCTCGCCGATCAGGTACTTCACGATCTCGGGCTTGCCGGGGTAGGCCCAGTTGCCCGCAGACGTGTCCGCCTTGAGGTCCATCCAGCTGGTGGACGGCGGATTGTAGTCGAGGCCCTTGATGAGCTCTTCGGGTTTCATTTTCGCCATATTGTCATCTCTCCGTAGTTGTTTGTCCGACAGACGACTGACCCGTCTAGCCTTCCTCGCCGCGGTTGGCGGGGTCGACCACCGGCAGGCCGGCTTCATGCATGGCCGGTCCGAAATCCTTCTCGTACGCCTCGTAGGAATGCGGCTTGATCGCCGGGTTCCAGGGGTTCTCGTGGTGCTTGATGCGCGAGTCGTTGGGCAGGTTCCGCGTCGGGGACAGGAACACGCCGCCCAGGTGCATCAGCTTGGAGAACGGGAAGTAGACCAGCAGGGTGCTGACCAAAAAGACGTGGACGTAGAAGGAAATGCCGATCTGCGCGAAGGGCAGATCCGCGTAGTGGAAGGTCACCAGACCCATGGTCACGGCCTTGATGGCCACGACATCCACTTTGGCGAAGTAGCGCATGTAGATGCCGGAGAGCGCGATGCCCAGGATGAGCAGCAGCGGGAAGTAGTCCGTGAACAGGGAGATGTAGCGGATGCGCGCGTCCCAGAGCCTGCGGACGAGCAGCAGGCTGACGCCCGCCACGAGCAGCAGATCGGAAAGATACAGGCGCGGAACGCCGACCTGGAGGATGCCGTCGCCGAATTCCAGGGCCGTGAAGAAGAAGGGCACCGGATCGGTGAAGAGCCTCATGTGGCGGACGGCCACGATGAAGAACCCGTAGTGAAAGAGGATGGCGAAAAGCCAGAGCCATTTGGCCGAGGCGTAGCCGAGCACTCCGGTTTCCTTGTTCAGCTGCACCTTGGTGTTGCGGAACAGGGAGCGGAAGGCGAACACTTCAAGCAGCATGCGCATGAAGGTCTGGGCCCCGGTGGAGGGGTTGTCCCATTTGTTCTGCTTGATCCAGCTCAGGGACTGCTGCTGTCCGCCCGTGGTCGGGATCCGGAACGGAACAGGGCTACGCGTCCATTTGAAAATTTTGTAAACGAATCCTGCCAGGAAAATGATGATCGCCGTTGTCGGGACGCACACCGCGAAGAAAAACTCCAGGTGCGCGGAACCGACCCCAAGCAACGGGATCAGCACCAGCAGAAAGACGAAAACGAGTGAGTACATTGCAGTCATCTACCGTCACCTCGCTTCTATTTTCGGTACGGGCAACCCCTTCGCCCGAACCTTACCGTTCGTCGGCCCCAGCGGCCGGACTGTCCACGATCATGCGCGCGCGGCGCAGAAGATTGTACTGGGCGCGCTTGACCTCTTCGACCCGCAGGCTGAAAATCTGCTCGCGGGTCTGGCTGTAGAGGTCGAAGGCGATCAGTCCCATGTTGTCGATGCGCGTTTCCATGGCCATGAGTTCGGCGAGTTCGCCGGATTCGGCCAGTTCCTTCAGGTAGGCGTCGCGCAGAACCTTCTTGAGCAGGTAGACGAAGCAGAGTGCCTGCGACGGCTTGAAGTTCTGCACCGAGCGGATGCGGACCAGGGCTTCCAGCGCCCCCGCGACCTGCTCGGCGTCGTCCCAGGCCAGAAAGGCGTCGAAAAGGTCTTGCGCCGCCTCAAGAATGGCCATGCCCACGGGGTTGGCGAAACGGTCGGTCTGCTTGCGCCAGACCGCCTGCGTCTCGGGCGGATAGGTGCCCAGGATCAGGTCGGCCCAGCCGCTGACGAGTTTCGCCCTGTCCTGGGCCAGACGATCAGAAAAGTCCATCAGCTCCCTCTCTCCCGCGCACGAAGGGCGGAACGACGAATCGGCGTCCCGCCTTGCTTTCGCCATTTTCGACCCTATGGCGAAATTTGTGAAAATACTCACGTATAAAACACATGCATGTATTCCAGATACCCCTGGAAACGTCAAGCGGTTCTGCCGTCTACCCTCGGTGGATCGCACCATGTGGAACGGTTTTCCGGCCCCTGGCGCGTCTTGCGCGGGCCGGGCCGAGCGATTGTCCGCTACGCCGTGGTTGCGGCGCGCCTTTTCAGCGGGCTTTTGTCGGCGCGTCCTCGGCGCAGGGCAGGGCGAAGACCGCGCTGCGCAGCCGGGGATATCCCGAATATAGTCCCCAGCGCAAGACTTCCAGGCAAGAAAGCCCGCGTTCGGCCGCGCGGCGTTCCAGAAGCGCCGCCGTGGCGGGCTTTCCGTCCACGGCGAGGACCACGTCCGGCCAGGCCGGGCGCATTCCCTCCGCGTCCGGCTCCAGCGGCCAGGAGAGCACCAGCGCGCCGCCGGGAACGCCCAGGATCGTTGCCTGGGCCCGGGTCAGGTCCGTGAACAGGGGGCGGGCCGTGCTGGGCGTCGAGCCGCCGAAGGCGCGGGAAAGGGTGAAGAGCGCGTCCGCGAGCAGCGTCTGGGTTTTCCCGTCCGGGGCGGCCAGCTCGGTGGTCCTGCCGGATTCGTGCAGCACGCGCACCCGCCATTCCTCGCTTTGGCCGCCGCCGGGAGTCTCGGCCAGGACGCGGTGCAGCCGGAGGTCGTCCACGCGGTCCAGCGGCAGGACCAGCGCGCTCTCGCGGCGCACGGCCACGCGCTGCGGCGGTCCGGCCTCCTCCTCGCAGAAGGGCATGCACAGGCCCACGGGCCAGCGTTCGATCATGGGCGTGCGCCACTCGTATTCGGTCCAGCCGAGCTTGAAGGTCAGCAGGCGCGGCGTGGAAAACAGCACCTCGACGCGGCTTTCCGGTCTTCCCGGAACGCGCAGCAGCGGGGCCGTATCGACCAGGGCGCGGCGGGCCGCCTCTGTCCCGGCCATGCTCCGGGGCTGCCAGGCCACGCGGCCCGGATCGACTTCCGCGGGCCACTCCGGTCCCAGGGGCAGCGGCTCCGGCGGTGCCTTGGGCAGGCAGCCGGACAGCAGGGAGGCGAGCAGGGCGACGAGCAGGAAGGCGAGGCTCGTGGACAGACGCGGACGCTTCGGCGCGCGGCGCGGCGCGTTCCCTGGCCGGAGGAGTGCGGGTGGGTTTTTCATTCCATGACTCTAGAAGCCGCGCAGGGCAATGGCAAGCGTCCATTTCCGGGGCGGGTTGTCCTTCCCGGCGGGAAGCTGCTATGCTTTTCGAAACATGGAGGAACATCGCCGATGACCACGTATACGGGCGTCAACCATCTGGCCATGGCCACGGGCGACCTGGACCGGACCATCCGCTTCTGGCGCGACCTGCTGGGCATGCGCATGGTGGCCGGGCTGGGCCGCGCCGGCTACCGTCATTATTTCTTCGAGATTTCCGCCACGGACATGATCGCGTTCTTCGAATGGCCCGACGTGGAGCCGGGACCGGAAAAGGACCACGGCGCTCCCGTGGCCGGACCGCACACCTTCGACCACGTTTCCATCGGCGTGGCCTCGGACGAAGACCTCTGGGAACTCAAGGACAAGCTGGACGCGGCCGGATTCTGGGTTTCCGAGATCATCGACCACGGCTTCATCCATTCGCTCTATTCCTTCGACCCCAACAACATCGCCATCGAGTTCAGCGCGAGCGTGGCCGAGATGGACGTGCGGGCGCGGCCCGTGCTCATGGACAAGGATCCCACGGACGTCGCCCGGGAGGGGGCGGAGCCCCGGTCCGGCCAATGGCCGCCGGTGACGGATCCCCTGCCGCGCGGGCAGCGGCGCATCTACGAGGGCATGGGGTCGGAGTTGGCGGAAGGGTTCAAGTAGATTCGGCCCGCGCGGGCAGCCGCACGGTCACGGTGGTCCCGTCGGCCTCGGAGGTCCGCATCTCGATCTCGCCGCCCAGAGTCCGGGTGATGAGCCGTGCGGAATAGGTGCCCAGGCCCGTGCCCTGGCTCTTGCCCGCCGTGGCGTACTTTTCGAAGAAGTTGCCGCGCACGGCCGGAGGCACGGTGCCGTGGTTGTGCACGCGTATCCGGACGATCCCGTCCACGTCCTCCAGGTGCAGGGTCACGCTGCGCCCCTGGGGCGAGGCTTCCACGGCGTTCTTGACCAGATTGGAAAGCATGGTCTGGAGCAGGAAGGGGTCGCCGTCCACGAGCAGGCGGTCGCTGGTCCAGGCGGGCCTGTCCCCGGCGATGATGGCGAAGCCCACGCCGCAGCGTTGCAGGATTTCGGCCAGTTCCCGGTTCACGGCCCGGCCCACCTCCACGATGTCCACGGTCCTGGGGCGCAGCACGTATTTGCCCGTTTCCATGCGGAACATGTCCTGGTGGCGGCGGACCATGGTCAGCACGCGGTTGGTGGTCCGTTCGATCTCCTGGAGCACGAAGCGTTGCGGCGGGAGCAGGTTCTCGTCGTCCTTGAAGGCGCGGGCGGCGGTGGCCGCCGCGGCCAGGGGCGTCTGGAGGTCGTGTCGCAGGATGCGCTCCACGTCGCGGCGCATCTGCTCCATGCGTTTTTGTTCGGTGACGTCCTGGACTGCGCCGATGAGCCGCTGGGGGGAGCCGTCCGGTCCCCGCTCCACATTGGCCCGGCAGTGCGCCTGTCGGATTTCTCCGCTCGCGCGGACGATGCGGAAGACCATTTCGAACGGCTCGCCGTTAATGCGGGCGTTTCTGTGCCTGGCTTGCAGTTCGGGCCGGTCGTCCGGGTGAATGTGGCCCAGCACGAGGTCCAGGGTCGGCTCCGCCGCGCCGGGCGCATAGCCGAAGAGGCGGTAGGTCTGGTCGGACCAGTAGATTTCCCCGCTTTCGAGGCCGTGCTCGAAGCAGCCGAAGAGCGCGATCTCCTGCGCGCGGTCCAGCCGGGCCTGGCTGAGGCGCAGGGCGTTTTCCGTGAGCTTCTGCTCGGTCACGTCGATGAGCGAGACGACCACGCGGCCCGAGGAGAGCGGGTCGTCCAGAAGCTGGAAATGAATGGTCAGGTAGCGCGGGGAGCCGTCCAGGGCGCGGTGGGTGATCTCGCCGTGAAACTCGCGCCCGCCCTCGGCCAGCACGGCCATCTCCTCGCCGAAGACGGCGTGGGATTCCTCGGTGAGCACCTGGGGCAGCCCGGCGAAGAGCGCTTCCTTGTCCGGGGCCTTGAGCAGATCCAGCGTGGCCTGGTTCACGTTCAGGATCTTGACCCGGCGGGCGCATTCGTCCAGTCCTTCGGGGTGGGCGGCGAAGTGGGCGCGGAAATCGCGAACCCCCTGGTCCTTGAGTTCCTCGAAGTAGGCGAAAAGCTCGGAGAGATCCTCCTCCCAGAGGGAGATGGGCGTGCTCTCGAAAAGCCCCTGGTAGCGGTTTTCGCTGCGGCTCAGGGAGCAGAGCCGGGAAAGATCCTCCCGCAGGAAAAACTGGGCGGGCTCCACGCCGAAGACCTCGGCCAGCCGGACGATGACCTCGAAGGACGGCGAGGCCAGGCCGCGCTCCATCTTGGAAATGTACACGCCGGTGACCCCGGCCCGCTCGCCCAGGGCGGCGCGGCTGAGTCCGGAGGCGTTGCGCAGGCGCAAAAGCTGTTTTCCAAACAGCAGTTTCAGGTTCAGAACCTGCTGCCGGGAAGCTGAAGTCTCGTGCATGATATCCCTCAGTGAGGGCGATAATATGAATAGTTCAAGTTTGGCAACTGGATTCGTGTTACATGGAATTTTGCACCGCGGCAGGCGCGCCGCGCAGGGAGCGGATGAATGCGGAATCTGATCATGTTCCCGGAGAACTGCGTGCGCGCGATTCCTGGAGCGGCGCAAGCGCTTTACCGTGGTCTGCGAGGGCCTGGACCGGCAGGTGGGCGAAACGCTGCTCGCCCACACCAACAATACGGGATCCATGCTCGGACTCTTGCGCCCCGGGGCGGAAGTGTTGCTTTCCCCGGCGCGGAATCCGGACCGCAAGCTGCGCTGGACCTGGGAATTGGTACGCCATCAAGGCTTCTGGGTCGGCATCAATACCCAGACCCCGAACCGCATGCTCCGGTTGGCCTGGGAGGCGGGCCTGCTGCCCGAAGCAGAAGGGTATGACGGTTTTCGAGCCGAGGCCAAGGTCGGAGAGAGCCGCCTGGACGGGCTTTTCGTGCGGGGGGCCGGGGGCGGCTCCGGCGTCGGCCCCGGCAGAGGCGCTCTTTCCGGAAGAAAATCGCGCAAGGCAGGACTCGAGCCGACGGACTTCGCGCCGGAAGACCAGCTCTGGGTGGAGTGCAAGAACGTGACCATGGTCGAGGACGAGGTGGCGCTCTTTCCGGACGCCGTCACCGAGCGCGGGCAAAAGCACCTGCGCGAGCTCATGGCCCTGGCGCGCACGGGCGCGCGCGTGGCGCTGTTCTTCCTCGTGCAGCGGCCCGACGGCAAGTGCTTCGGCCCGGCGGACATGATCGATCCGGCCTATGCCGAACTGCTGTACCGGGCGCTCGACGCCGGGGTCGAGGCCTGGCCCTACGAGGCCGTGGCCACGCCGCGCGGCATCGGCCTGGGGCGGCGGCTGGGGGTGACGGAGCGTTCCTTCTAGAAGCTGATGATCTCTTCAAAACTCCGCAGGGCGTAATTGTCGGTCATGCCGGAAATGAAGTCGAGCACGGTCTGGAAGCGGTCTTCGGGCAGTTCCAGGTCGTAGAGAATCCGGTTGCCGAACTTGTTCGGCGGCGCGCTTTCGCGGCCCTGGGCCGAATATTTCTCCAGCCATTCCAGGAAGACGCGAAAGAGGATGGGCCGTTTTGCGGCCTCGCGGCGCACGCGCTCCACAGGCTCGCCACGGTCGAGGAGCGCTTCCAGCTCGGCAAAGAGCGTCTCCAGCACGAGCCGGACGTATTTCTTGTACTGCTCCAGCTTGGGATGCAGGTAGATGTGCCGGTAGTTGAAGGCCTTGAGCCGTTCCATGAACTCGGCGTTCTTGGCCGAGAGCCGGATGCCCCGGTCCGGATCGGAATGGCGGCGCAGATCCTGGATGAAGAACTGGAGCAGCACCGTATTGTTGATCTCCCGCGCCTTGATCTCGCCGTAGCCACGGGCCAGTTCGTCCAGCTCGCCGCGCTGCGACGCGGTCAGGATTCCCGTGGCCAGCGCGTCCTCGATGTCCCTGCCGAGGTAGGCGATCTTGTCCGAAAGCTTGACCACGCAGCCCTCCCAGGTGAAGGGCTCGTGCTGCGCGGGCCGGTCCATGGCCTCCAGCGGCAGGGCCTCGGCGCGGGGGCGCAGGGCCGCGCTGCCCACCTCGCCGCAATGGCAGACAATGGCGTCGCGCACGCCGTAGGTCAGGTTCAGGTGCCGGTGCGTGCCGCCGGGATCCTCCAGGGTTTCCAGGTCGTCCACGAAGCGCAGGGAGTTGCGTTCATGCCAGAAGCTGGCCCCGGTGCGCTCTCCGGCCAGGGCCTTGAGCACGGATTCGCCGCTGTGGCCGAAGGGCGCGTGCCCCAGGTCGTGGCCGATGGCCGCGGCCGCGGTCAGCT
This window contains:
- the dsrK gene encoding sulfate reduction electron transfer complex DsrMKJOP subunit DsrK — its product is MAKMKPEELIKGLDYNPPSTSWMDLKADTSAGNWAYPGKPEIVKYLIGEGLPLANPREWVPSDEDWKLPPNWRDIIHQGFHERLEKYRSLKLFMDVCVRCGACADKCHYFIGSGDPKNMPVLRAELMRSIYRKDFTLAGKILTKLTGSRVMEEDVLKEWFIYFYQCTECRRCSLFCPYGIDTAEVTMMARELMHLVGLNINWILEPVANCNRTGNHLGIQPQAFKDIMDFMVDDIEEVTGVRVKAPLNEPGHEILFITPSGDAFADPGIFTFMGYLILFHYLDLDYTWSTYASEGGNFGLFTSSETMKKLNAKMYAEANRLGCKWILGGECGHMWRVINQYMDTMNGEIQGPQMTTPVNPITGTVFKNAAATKMVHITEFTADLIKHGKLKFDKSRNDHRRITFHDSCNPARGMGLLDEPREVIKACANHFFEMPSNTIREMTYCCAGGSGLNTDEIMDIRLRGGMPRGKALAHVQEKHDVNTLSCVCAIDRATLIPLSNYWAPGVQVSGVHELVGNALILEGEHERTMDLRQEPLKGFEDEV
- the dsrM gene encoding sulfate reduction electron transfer complex DsrMKJOP subunit DsrM; amino-acid sequence: MTAMYSLVFVFLLVLIPLLGVGSAHLEFFFAVCVPTTAIIIFLAGFVYKIFKWTRSPVPFRIPTTGGQQQSLSWIKQNKWDNPSTGAQTFMRMLLEVFAFRSLFRNTKVQLNKETGVLGYASAKWLWLFAILFHYGFFIVAVRHMRLFTDPVPFFFTALEFGDGILQVGVPRLYLSDLLLVAGVSLLLVRRLWDARIRYISLFTDYFPLLLILGIALSGIYMRYFAKVDVVAIKAVTMGLVTFHYADLPFAQIGISFYVHVFLVSTLLVYFPFSKLMHLGGVFLSPTRNLPNDSRIKHHENPWNPAIKPHSYEAYEKDFGPAMHEAGLPVVDPANRGEEG
- a CDS encoding RsbRD N-terminal domain-containing protein, yielding MDFSDRLAQDRAKLVSGWADLILGTYPPETQAVWRKQTDRFANPVGMAILEAAQDLFDAFLAWDDAEQVAGALEALVRIRSVQNFKPSQALCFVYLLKKVLRDAYLKELAESGELAELMAMETRIDNMGLIAFDLYSQTREQIFSLRVEEVKRAQYNLLRRARMIVDSPAAGADER
- a CDS encoding VOC family protein, giving the protein MTTYTGVNHLAMATGDLDRTIRFWRDLLGMRMVAGLGRAGYRHYFFEISATDMIAFFEWPDVEPGPEKDHGAPVAGPHTFDHVSIGVASDEDLWELKDKLDAAGFWVSEIIDHGFIHSLYSFDPNNIAIEFSASVAEMDVRARPVLMDKDPTDVAREGAEPRSGQWPPVTDPLPRGQRRIYEGMGSELAEGFK
- a CDS encoding PAS domain-containing protein, which translates into the protein MHETSASRQQVLNLKLLFGKQLLRLRNASGLSRAALGERAGVTGVYISKMERGLASPSFEVIVRLAEVFGVEPAQFFLREDLSRLCSLSRSENRYQGLFESTPISLWEEDLSELFAYFEELKDQGVRDFRAHFAAHPEGLDECARRVKILNVNQATLDLLKAPDKEALFAGLPQVLTEESHAVFGEEMAVLAEGGREFHGEITHRALDGSPRYLTIHFQLLDDPLSSGRVVVSLIDVTEQKLTENALRLSQARLDRAQEIALFGCFEHGLESGEIYWSDQTYRLFGYAPGAAEPTLDLVLGHIHPDDRPELQARHRNARINGEPFEMVFRIVRASGEIRQAHCRANVERGPDGSPQRLIGAVQDVTEQKRMEQMRRDVERILRHDLQTPLAAAATAARAFKDDENLLPPQRFVLQEIERTTNRVLTMVRRHQDMFRMETGKYVLRPRTVDIVEVGRAVNRELAEILQRCGVGFAIIAGDRPAWTSDRLLVDGDPFLLQTMLSNLVKNAVEASPQGRSVTLHLEDVDGIVRIRVHNHGTVPPAVRGNFFEKYATAGKSQGTGLGTYSARLITRTLGGEIEMRTSEADGTTVTVRLPARAEST
- a CDS encoding DNA/RNA nuclease SfsA, which gives rise to MVCEGLDRQVGETLLAHTNNTGSMLGLLRPGAEVLLSPARNPDRKLRWTWELVRHQGFWVGINTQTPNRMLRLAWEAGLLPEAEGYDGFRAEAKVGESRLDGLFVRGAGGGSGVGPGRGALSGRKSRKAGLEPTDFAPEDQLWVECKNVTMVEDEVALFPDAVTERGQKHLRELMALARTGARVALFFLVQRPDGKCFGPADMIDPAYAELLYRALDAGVEAWPYEAVATPRGIGLGRRLGVTERSF
- a CDS encoding deoxyguanosinetriphosphate triphosphohydrolase family protein; this encodes MPDAADSGPLFRDVAVAPGNPLWEQAVSRRDQLYRRAHDLRSPFSRDYNRILHCTAYRRLKHKTQVFFAPQNDHICTRIEHVAHVMSVAETIANALGLNRELTAAAAIGHDLGHAPFGHSGESVLKALAGERTGASFWHERNSLRFVDDLETLEDPGGTHRHLNLTYGVRDAIVCHCGEVGSAALRPRAEALPLEAMDRPAQHEPFTWEGCVVKLSDKIAYLGRDIEDALATGILTASQRGELDELARGYGEIKAREINNTVLLQFFIQDLRRHSDPDRGIRLSAKNAEFMERLKAFNYRHIYLHPKLEQYKKYVRLVLETLFAELEALLDRGEPVERVRREAAKRPILFRVFLEWLEKYSAQGRESAPPNKFGNRILYDLELPEDRFQTVLDFISGMTDNYALRSFEEIISF